From Puntigrus tetrazona isolate hp1 unplaced genomic scaffold, ASM1883169v1 S000000617, whole genome shotgun sequence, a single genomic window includes:
- the LOC122334670 gene encoding cystatin-A1-like produces the protein MNLSWKEAEDSTANVQRFCSMVRADVEKKIGQRSVFSSLNFRARDTTIQYIAKVHVGGTDYVHVKISQALPCYGEEAKMLAFQFPKQKEDEIEPF, from the exons ATGAATTTATCTTGGAAAGAGGCCGAGGACTCCACTGCAAATGTCCAGAGGTTCTGCAGTATG GTGAGGGCAGATGTAGAGAAGAAGATTGGACAGAGGTCTGTTTTCAGTTCCCTCAACTTCAGGGCGCGTGATACTACAATACAGTACATAGCCAAG GTGCATGTTGGAGGGACTGACTATGTTCATGTGAAAATCTCTCAGGCTCTCCCTTGTTACGGAGAGGAGGCGAAGATGCTTGCTTTCCAGTTTCCTAAACAAAAAGAGGATGAAATCGAACCCTTCTGA